In Capillimicrobium parvum, a genomic segment contains:
- the dnaB gene encoding replicative DNA helicase, which translates to MATSPEIALASPTFPPLNGTAPPHNLEAEQSVLGAILLSDRALYALVIEEGLRPEDFYRERHRVTYATMLELYNTNEPIDPLTVTEALRQSGRLEDAGGAESIDALTGSVPLVGNARRYAQIVKENALLRRLLTTTYEIQASVTERRLSPRDLVEQAEKAMLEVAHDDKQQDFRSIDEILHDELDKMQRLSAEGTALTGTPSGFKDLDEITGGFQPGNLIILAARPSMGKSALVTNIAENAAIDYNRPVALFSLEMSETELAQRFVASQGRIFGDKLRKGRVQDSEWPKILDATKKLSTAPLYVDDSSDIGILDIRAKARRLHQQAPGGLGLIIIDYLQLMRPDAGTDSRVEQVGQMSRGLKILARELRVPVIALSQLSRAVEQRHDKKPILSDLRESGQIEQDADLVMFIYRDEYYEKDESEQQGLADILIAKHRNGGLGDVTLTFRKEYPKFLNYAGERYT; encoded by the coding sequence ATGGCCACATCCCCCGAGATCGCGCTCGCGTCGCCCACGTTCCCGCCGCTCAACGGCACCGCCCCGCCGCACAACCTCGAGGCCGAGCAGTCGGTGCTCGGCGCGATCCTCCTCTCCGACCGCGCGCTCTACGCGCTGGTGATCGAGGAGGGCCTGCGGCCCGAGGACTTCTACCGCGAGCGCCACCGCGTCACGTACGCGACGATGCTCGAGCTCTACAACACCAACGAGCCGATCGATCCGCTCACGGTGACCGAGGCGCTGCGCCAGTCGGGCCGGCTGGAGGACGCGGGCGGCGCCGAGTCGATCGACGCGCTCACCGGCTCGGTCCCGCTCGTCGGCAACGCCCGCCGCTACGCCCAGATCGTCAAGGAGAACGCGCTCCTGCGCCGCCTCCTGACCACGACCTACGAGATCCAGGCCTCGGTCACCGAGCGCCGCCTCTCCCCGCGCGACCTCGTGGAGCAGGCCGAGAAGGCGATGCTGGAGGTCGCCCACGACGACAAGCAGCAGGACTTCCGCAGCATCGACGAGATCCTCCACGACGAGCTCGACAAGATGCAGCGCCTGTCCGCCGAGGGCACCGCGCTGACGGGCACCCCGTCCGGGTTCAAGGACCTCGACGAGATCACCGGCGGCTTCCAGCCCGGCAACCTGATCATCCTGGCCGCACGTCCATCGATGGGAAAATCAGCGCTCGTCACGAACATCGCCGAGAACGCGGCCATCGACTACAACCGGCCTGTCGCGCTGTTCAGCCTCGAGATGTCGGAGACCGAGCTCGCGCAGCGGTTCGTCGCGTCGCAGGGCCGGATCTTCGGCGACAAGCTGCGCAAGGGCCGCGTGCAGGACTCCGAGTGGCCGAAGATCCTCGACGCCACGAAGAAGCTGAGCACGGCGCCGCTGTACGTCGACGACTCGTCGGACATCGGCATCCTCGACATCCGCGCCAAGGCGCGCCGGCTGCACCAGCAGGCGCCCGGCGGACTCGGCCTGATCATCATCGACTACCTCCAGCTCATGCGCCCCGACGCAGGCACCGACAGCCGCGTCGAGCAGGTCGGCCAGATGTCGCGCGGGCTGAAGATCCTGGCCCGCGAGCTGAGGGTCCCGGTCATCGCGCTGTCACAGCTGTCGCGCGCGGTCGAGCAGCGCCACGACAAGAAGCCGATCCTGAGCGATCTGAGGGAATCCGGCCAGATCGAGCAGGACGCAGACCTCGTCATGTTCATCTACCGCGACGAGTACTACGAGAAGGACGAGTCCGAGCAGCAGGGGCTCGCGGACATCCTCATCGCCAAGCACCGCAACGGCGGCCTGGGCGACGTCACGCTGACGTTCCGCAAGGAGTACCCGAAGTTCCTCAACTACGCCGGCGAGCGGTACACGTGA
- a CDS encoding ATP-binding protein, whose translation MSARGSRPAAGGAVDGLAPCAFGICDGSGFVVDEATNTASDCRCRPLQLANARARSLEARIPRKYRDVAFDRWPVTAISPPVVDEVRRFCHRVGENLDEGRGMWLVGDSGTGKTTLAMLVSKAAIEAKRTTAIYSMPRLMAVLREAIDTEEGLLGLLDRLATVDLLHIDDLGAEHRTDWVLEQIYSIVNTRYEDQRSIVITTNNMPAELEEQIGRRTVSRLIEMCGDPLPLFGTDNRQEYQPDRDVA comes from the coding sequence GTGAGCGCTCGCGGCTCCCGTCCGGCGGCCGGCGGCGCGGTGGACGGGCTCGCGCCGTGCGCGTTCGGCATCTGCGACGGCTCCGGGTTCGTCGTAGACGAGGCGACGAACACGGCCAGCGACTGCCGCTGCCGGCCCCTGCAGCTCGCCAACGCCCGGGCGCGCAGCCTCGAGGCGCGGATCCCTCGCAAGTACCGCGACGTCGCCTTCGACCGCTGGCCGGTGACGGCGATCAGCCCGCCGGTCGTCGACGAGGTGCGCCGCTTCTGCCACCGGGTCGGCGAGAACCTCGACGAAGGACGCGGGATGTGGCTGGTCGGGGACTCCGGGACCGGCAAGACGACGCTGGCCATGCTCGTCTCGAAGGCGGCGATCGAGGCCAAGCGCACCACCGCGATCTACTCGATGCCGCGTCTCATGGCGGTCCTGCGCGAGGCCATCGACACGGAGGAGGGGCTGCTCGGCCTGCTCGACCGGCTCGCCACGGTGGACCTCCTGCACATCGACGATCTCGGCGCCGAGCACCGCACCGACTGGGTGCTCGAGCAGATCTACTCGATCGTCAACACGCGCTACGAGGACCAGCGCTCGATCGTCATCACGACGAACAACATGCCCGCCGAGCTCGAGGAGCAGATCGGGCGCCGGACGGTGTCGCGCCTCATCGAGATGTGCGGCGATCCGCTGCCGCTGTTCGGCACGGACAACCGGCAGGAGTACCAGCCGGACCGCGACGTGGCGTGA
- a CDS encoding adenylosuccinate synthase: MPGIVIVGAQWGDEGKGKLVDLLAERADAVVRFQGGNNAGHTIIRDGETFKFHLIPSGILYPGKRCVIGNGVVIDPKVLTDEIDGLRARGIDTSGLRISANAHLIMPYHLLLDHAGEARLGKLQIGTTRRGIGPCYADKAARLGIRVQDLLDEKILKKKITAALDPKRLALRPFAKDPALDLHTMTEEYLTYGHRLEQYIADTSSLVWDLLDGGSNVIFEGAQGAMLDIDHGTYPFVTSSNPVSGAACIGAGVGPKDIDEIWGIAKAYVTRVGAGPFPTELDDDLGAEIRERGGEFGTTTGRPRRTGWLDLVALRYAARINTMTALAITKLDVLSGFDRLHVCTRYRGHEGAIFDHVPYHQSVLHHATAEYEELPGWSEDLGEARTESDLPAAAREYLEYVADFVGVPIAVVGVGPGREQVVWMPAGAESVAAPAAAS; the protein is encoded by the coding sequence ATGCCTGGGATAGTGATCGTCGGCGCTCAGTGGGGCGACGAGGGCAAGGGCAAGCTCGTCGACCTTCTGGCCGAGCGGGCCGACGCCGTCGTCCGCTTCCAGGGCGGCAACAACGCCGGCCACACGATCATCCGCGATGGGGAGACGTTCAAGTTCCACCTCATCCCGAGCGGGATCCTGTACCCGGGCAAGCGCTGCGTGATCGGCAACGGCGTCGTCATCGACCCGAAGGTCCTGACCGACGAGATCGACGGTCTGCGCGCCCGCGGCATCGACACGAGCGGCCTGCGCATCTCCGCCAATGCGCACCTGATCATGCCCTACCACCTGCTGCTCGACCACGCCGGCGAGGCGCGGCTCGGCAAGCTGCAGATCGGCACGACACGCCGCGGCATCGGACCGTGCTACGCCGACAAGGCGGCCCGCCTCGGCATCCGCGTGCAGGACCTGCTCGACGAGAAGATCCTCAAGAAGAAGATCACCGCCGCGCTGGACCCCAAGCGGCTCGCGCTGCGGCCCTTCGCGAAGGACCCCGCGCTGGACCTCCACACGATGACCGAGGAGTACCTCACCTACGGCCATCGCCTCGAGCAGTACATCGCCGACACGTCCAGCCTCGTCTGGGACCTGCTCGACGGCGGCAGCAACGTGATCTTCGAAGGCGCGCAGGGCGCGATGCTCGACATCGACCACGGCACGTATCCGTTCGTCACCAGCTCGAACCCGGTATCGGGCGCGGCGTGCATCGGCGCCGGCGTCGGGCCGAAGGACATCGACGAGATCTGGGGCATCGCCAAGGCGTACGTCACGCGCGTCGGCGCCGGCCCGTTCCCGACCGAGCTCGACGACGATCTCGGCGCCGAGATCCGCGAGCGCGGCGGCGAGTTCGGCACCACCACCGGACGTCCGCGACGCACGGGCTGGCTGGACCTCGTCGCCCTGCGCTACGCCGCGCGCATCAACACGATGACGGCGCTGGCGATCACCAAGCTCGACGTCCTGTCCGGCTTCGACCGCCTCCATGTCTGCACGCGCTACCGCGGCCACGAGGGCGCGATCTTCGACCACGTCCCGTACCACCAGTCGGTGCTGCATCACGCCACCGCGGAGTACGAGGAGCTCCCCGGCTGGAGCGAGGACCTCGGCGAGGCGCGCACGGAGAGCGACCTGCCGGCCGCCGCCCGCGAGTACCTCGAGTACGTCGCGGACTTCGTCGGCGTGCCGATCGCCGTCGTCGGGGTCGGTCCCGGCCGCGAGCAGGTCGTGTGGATGCCCGCCGGAGCCGAGTCGGTCGCCGCGCCCGCCGCGGCGAGCTGA
- a CDS encoding PI-PLC domain-containing protein, whose translation MMVLGAVCVIVAVTFAYARTTVLDSEQFAARATNTLDEAAVRDLVATKITDQVVLKANRNLVAVRPLIQSAAGAIVGSKPFQSLFHRAAVDLHRTVFTRNQNTATLTLADVGVLLTAALEQLDPKIAEQIPGSLDIRIDTGDTSGNSLQLTDLGEGVEGLAWLFGIAAVLLLGGAVFLERDRRRAIVHVGMAVAGSGAVLVLAYQIGRGIMLDRFSVPEERAAAAVIWDAFLQDLRTWSLILLAGGTVVAAAAAAQLRPVDVRSPLRRAWEVITTVPQTPWRRAGRAVVLIVAGALMIAWRQWLLDLALILLGIYVLYQGVEELLRMLAERAERRRPPAPEPAAVPATATAEAGAEAGAEPATTTGDYGGRRRPGPWLAGGVAGVLVLLLIGALFASGGTQAAKTEADITACNGHAELCDRTIDEVVFPGTHNSMSAQTYPNWLFSQQEKGIGSQLDDGIRALLIDAHYGQQVGKNVRTDLDLRKERATLEAQLGKQAVDAAIRIRDRVFGGVKPNVPRTEWLCHGFCELGHIPLTQGLSEVRDFLVKNPDEVLIIVVEDKVVTATDIEKAVKASGLMPYVYTGRVGKPWPTLRELIASGGRVIMMGEDHGGDPKVPWYHPAFRYMQETPYHAENPSQLTCAVNRGGTEGSLFLLNNWIDTTPAPRPSNAAKVNAYDTLLRRARECQKERGLLPNVLAVDFYKTGDVFGVADTLNGVGRGR comes from the coding sequence ATGATGGTCCTCGGGGCGGTGTGTGTGATCGTCGCCGTCACGTTCGCCTACGCGCGCACGACGGTGCTGGACTCCGAGCAGTTCGCCGCCCGCGCCACGAACACCCTCGACGAGGCTGCCGTGCGCGACCTCGTCGCGACGAAGATCACCGACCAGGTCGTCCTCAAGGCGAACCGCAACCTCGTCGCCGTCCGCCCGCTCATCCAGTCGGCGGCCGGCGCGATCGTCGGCTCCAAGCCGTTTCAGAGCCTGTTCCACCGCGCCGCGGTCGACCTGCACCGCACGGTGTTCACGCGCAATCAGAACACCGCCACGCTGACCCTGGCCGACGTCGGCGTGCTGCTCACCGCCGCCCTCGAGCAGCTCGACCCGAAGATCGCCGAGCAGATCCCCGGCTCGCTCGACATCCGGATCGACACCGGCGACACCAGCGGGAACTCGCTGCAGCTGACCGACCTCGGGGAGGGGGTCGAGGGCCTCGCCTGGCTGTTCGGCATCGCCGCGGTCCTGCTGCTCGGCGGCGCCGTCTTCCTCGAACGCGACCGGCGGCGCGCGATCGTCCATGTGGGGATGGCGGTCGCGGGGTCCGGGGCGGTGCTCGTCCTCGCCTACCAGATCGGGCGCGGCATCATGCTGGACCGCTTCAGCGTGCCGGAGGAGCGCGCCGCGGCCGCCGTGATCTGGGACGCCTTCCTGCAGGATCTGCGCACGTGGTCGCTGATCCTGCTCGCGGGCGGGACCGTGGTCGCCGCGGCGGCCGCCGCCCAGCTGCGCCCCGTCGACGTGCGCAGCCCGCTGCGGCGCGCCTGGGAGGTCATCACGACCGTCCCGCAGACGCCCTGGCGGCGCGCCGGCCGGGCCGTGGTGCTGATCGTCGCCGGCGCGCTCATGATCGCGTGGCGTCAGTGGCTGCTCGACCTCGCGCTGATCCTGCTCGGGATCTACGTCCTCTACCAAGGCGTCGAGGAGCTGCTGCGGATGCTCGCCGAGCGGGCCGAGCGCCGGCGGCCGCCCGCCCCCGAGCCGGCCGCGGTCCCGGCGACGGCCACGGCGGAAGCCGGGGCGGAAGCCGGAGCCGAGCCCGCGACGACGACCGGCGACTACGGCGGCCGCCGGCGCCCCGGGCCCTGGCTCGCCGGCGGCGTGGCCGGGGTGCTCGTCCTCCTGCTGATCGGCGCGCTCTTCGCCTCGGGCGGCACGCAGGCCGCGAAGACAGAGGCGGACATCACCGCCTGCAACGGCCACGCGGAGCTGTGCGACCGCACGATCGACGAGGTCGTCTTCCCCGGCACCCACAACTCGATGTCCGCGCAGACGTATCCGAACTGGCTGTTCTCCCAGCAGGAGAAGGGGATCGGCTCCCAGCTCGACGACGGCATCCGCGCGCTGCTCATCGACGCCCACTACGGCCAGCAGGTCGGCAAGAACGTCCGCACGGACCTCGACCTGCGCAAGGAGCGCGCGACGCTCGAGGCGCAGCTCGGCAAGCAGGCCGTCGACGCCGCGATCCGTATCCGCGACCGCGTCTTCGGCGGCGTCAAGCCGAACGTGCCACGGACGGAGTGGCTGTGCCACGGGTTCTGCGAGCTCGGGCACATCCCGTTGACGCAGGGCCTGTCCGAGGTGCGCGACTTCCTCGTCAAGAACCCGGACGAGGTGCTCATCATCGTCGTCGAGGACAAGGTCGTCACCGCGACCGACATCGAGAAGGCGGTGAAGGCGAGCGGTCTGATGCCCTACGTCTACACCGGGCGGGTCGGCAAGCCGTGGCCGACGCTGCGCGAGCTCATCGCCTCCGGCGGGCGCGTGATCATGATGGGCGAGGACCATGGGGGCGATCCGAAGGTCCCCTGGTACCACCCGGCGTTCCGGTACATGCAGGAGACCCCGTACCACGCGGAGAACCCGTCACAGCTGACCTGTGCCGTCAACCGCGGCGGCACGGAGGGCTCGCTGTTCCTGCTCAACAACTGGATCGACACGACCCCCGCCCCGCGCCCGTCGAATGCCGCCAAGGTCAACGCCTACGACACCCTGCTGCGGCGAGCCCGCGAGTGCCAGAAGGAGCGCGGGCTGCTGCCCAACGTCCTTGCGGTCGACTTCTACAAGACCGGGGACGTCTTCGGGGTGGCCGACACCCTGAACGGCGTCGGGCGCGGCCGGTAG
- the tatC gene encoding twin-arginine translocase subunit TatC, whose translation MASTALRRPIGHEERLSLVDHLDELRSRVIICLIAVIVMFGLCFWQNDRLLTIVNHPLESQTQKQIKKGQGPLGEISTAQKAVRALALSDRSLAAELAKPGSGLSESTRAQMAARVAEIDRTLKALPTSVAGNKPVTLGIGEPFMMTLLVAGMFSLILAMPIILYQAYAFVVPAFTPQERRVAVPLLLMVPALFVAGVAFGYFLVLPAAVRFLQNFNTDEFNVLVQARDYYKFVAMTLLAMGLVFQVPVGILALTRLRVITVKQLRKNRRYALVAIAVVAMLLPGTDPVSMLIDMVPLIILYELSILLASIFAPKDAVEIVDPEDTHAV comes from the coding sequence GTGGCCTCGACGGCTCTGCGCCGACCGATCGGCCACGAGGAGCGGCTGAGCCTCGTCGATCACCTCGACGAGCTTCGCTCGCGGGTGATCATCTGCCTGATCGCGGTGATCGTCATGTTCGGCCTCTGCTTCTGGCAGAACGACCGGCTGCTGACGATCGTCAACCACCCGCTCGAGTCCCAGACGCAGAAGCAGATCAAGAAGGGCCAGGGCCCGCTCGGGGAGATCTCCACCGCGCAAAAGGCCGTGCGCGCGCTCGCGCTGTCGGACCGGTCGCTGGCCGCCGAGCTCGCCAAGCCGGGCTCCGGGCTGTCGGAGTCCACGCGGGCGCAGATGGCGGCGCGAGTCGCCGAGATCGACCGCACGCTGAAGGCCCTGCCGACGAGCGTCGCGGGCAACAAGCCGGTGACGCTCGGCATCGGCGAGCCGTTCATGATGACGCTGCTCGTCGCCGGGATGTTCTCGCTCATCCTGGCGATGCCGATCATCCTCTACCAGGCGTACGCGTTCGTCGTGCCCGCGTTCACGCCCCAGGAACGCCGCGTGGCCGTTCCCTTGCTGTTGATGGTCCCGGCGTTGTTCGTCGCGGGCGTCGCGTTCGGCTACTTCCTCGTCCTGCCCGCCGCCGTGCGGTTCCTGCAGAACTTCAACACCGACGAGTTCAACGTGCTCGTCCAGGCCCGCGACTACTACAAGTTCGTCGCGATGACCCTGCTCGCCATGGGGCTCGTCTTCCAGGTTCCGGTGGGCATCCTGGCGCTCACCCGCCTGCGGGTCATCACCGTCAAGCAGCTGCGCAAGAACCGCCGCTACGCGCTCGTGGCGATCGCCGTCGTGGCGATGCTGCTGCCCGGCACGGACCCCGTGTCGATGCTCATCGACATGGTGCCGCTGATCATCCTGTACGAGCTGAGTATCCTGCTCGCTTCGATCTTCGCTCCGAAGGACGCGGTGGAGATCGTCGACCCCGAGGACACGCATGCTGTTTGA
- a CDS encoding Sec-independent protein translocase subunit TatA/TatB yields MFNQIGPLEIGIVLLIVLLIFGPKRLPGLGKSLGTGMREFKDSITGKDDDRDSDEAPADQATLTAASAAPAEPPAATPPSREGEPAGTPVEPRT; encoded by the coding sequence ATGTTCAACCAGATCGGGCCGCTGGAGATCGGCATCGTGCTGCTGATCGTGCTGCTGATCTTCGGCCCCAAGCGGCTGCCCGGCCTGGGCAAGTCGCTCGGCACCGGTATGCGCGAGTTCAAGGACTCGATCACCGGCAAGGACGACGATCGCGACAGCGATGAGGCGCCCGCCGACCAGGCGACGCTGACCGCCGCATCCGCCGCCCCGGCCGAGCCGCCCGCCGCCACGCCGCCGTCCCGCGAGGGCGAGCCGGCCGGCACCCCGGTCGAGCCGCGCACCTGA
- a CDS encoding polyprenyl synthetase family protein: MSTDVDAVVATRGDALRDRLERVEQRLRAIAAEAAPPLDRLAGDTIAAGGKRLRPLLVLLAAGEDPGDDAGLIRAAVAVELVHSATLVHDDVLDAASLRRGRETVWAAAGRARATATGDYLFARAFAELVANARPDELRVLSDASSALAAGELLQREDAFDSGVSVARYLHRCELKTARLFEAACRLGALEAGAPVDALGGFGRRIGLAFQLLDDVLDVSGPVERTGKPRGTDLLDGTVTLPFILARERDPSLRDARPSTPQEAQAVCDRIAATGALDEARERAIAMVAEAKRELPYDDDALLLVADSVVERYS; this comes from the coding sequence ATGAGCACGGACGTCGACGCGGTCGTCGCGACCCGGGGCGACGCGCTGCGCGACCGCCTGGAGCGCGTCGAGCAGCGGCTGCGGGCGATCGCCGCGGAGGCCGCCCCGCCGCTGGACCGCCTCGCGGGCGACACGATCGCGGCGGGCGGCAAGCGGTTGCGGCCCCTGCTCGTCCTCCTCGCCGCCGGTGAGGACCCCGGCGACGACGCCGGCCTGATCCGCGCGGCGGTGGCCGTCGAGCTGGTGCACTCCGCCACGCTCGTCCACGACGACGTGCTCGACGCCGCGTCGCTGCGCCGCGGGCGCGAGACGGTGTGGGCGGCGGCCGGCCGCGCCCGCGCCACCGCCACCGGCGACTACCTGTTCGCTCGCGCGTTCGCCGAGCTGGTCGCCAACGCGCGCCCCGACGAGCTGCGGGTGCTGTCGGACGCGAGCTCGGCGCTCGCCGCCGGCGAGCTGCTCCAGCGCGAGGACGCGTTCGACTCCGGCGTGAGCGTCGCGCGCTATCTGCACCGCTGCGAGCTCAAGACGGCGCGGCTGTTCGAGGCCGCCTGCCGGCTCGGCGCCCTGGAGGCGGGTGCGCCCGTCGATGCGCTCGGCGGGTTCGGCCGCCGCATCGGGCTCGCCTTCCAGCTGCTCGACGACGTGCTCGACGTTTCGGGCCCGGTGGAGCGGACCGGCAAGCCGCGCGGCACGGACCTGCTCGACGGCACCGTGACGCTGCCGTTCATCCTCGCGCGCGAGCGCGACCCGTCGCTGCGCGACGCACGGCCCTCCACCCCGCAGGAGGCCCAGGCGGTGTGCGACCGCATCGCGGCGACCGGAGCGCTCGACGAGGCACGCGAGCGGGCGATCGCGATGGTCGCGGAGGCCAAGCGCGAGCTGCCCTACGACGACGACGCGCTGCTGCTCGTCGCCGACAGCGTCGTCGAGCGCTACAGCTGA
- the ubiE gene encoding bifunctional demethylmenaquinone methyltransferase/2-methoxy-6-polyprenyl-1,4-benzoquinol methylase UbiE produces the protein MTSGTLPEGQVRAMFDRIAGVYDVMNSVMTAGLHHRWRRRAVDLAAVGPGSRVLDVATGTGDLAIEAASRGAEVVGSDFSEGMLVRARQKAANIRFEQADAMALPYPDDAFDAATVGFGARNFGDLERGLREMARVVRPGGRVVVLEITTPTRPPLSTFFSLWFDRVVPLVGRLAGDPDAYSYLPSSVKRFPQPAALAATMQRAGMRDLRWILTAGGIIAIHVGEVTQG, from the coding sequence ATGACCTCCGGGACCCTTCCGGAGGGTCAGGTCCGAGCGATGTTCGACCGCATCGCCGGCGTCTATGACGTGATGAACTCCGTCATGACGGCGGGGCTGCACCACCGCTGGCGCCGGCGCGCGGTCGACCTGGCCGCGGTCGGCCCGGGATCGCGGGTGCTCGACGTCGCGACCGGGACGGGGGATCTGGCGATCGAGGCGGCGTCGCGCGGGGCCGAGGTCGTGGGCAGCGACTTCTCCGAGGGGATGCTCGTGCGCGCGCGCCAGAAGGCGGCGAACATCCGGTTCGAGCAGGCCGACGCCATGGCGCTGCCGTATCCCGACGACGCGTTCGACGCGGCGACCGTGGGCTTCGGGGCCCGCAACTTCGGCGACCTCGAGCGCGGCCTGCGCGAGATGGCGCGGGTCGTGCGGCCCGGCGGCCGGGTCGTGGTCCTCGAGATCACGACGCCCACACGACCGCCGCTGTCCACGTTCTTCTCGCTCTGGTTCGACCGGGTCGTGCCGCTCGTCGGGCGCCTGGCCGGCGATCCCGACGCGTACTCCTACCTGCCCAGCTCGGTGAAGCGCTTTCCCCAGCCCGCGGCGCTGGCGGCGACGATGCAGCGCGCCGGGATGCGCGATCTGCGCTGGATCCTCACGGCCGGCGGCATCATCGCCATCCACGTCGGCGAAGTGACCCAGGGATGA
- a CDS encoding c-type cytochrome produces the protein MNRQEKEAYLREYAQLKAQGKPFFPYAVAKDSIMAVVVMAVIITLSIVLGAELGPKADPTTTTYVPRPEWYFYFLFELLRIIKPDYLVPLATLGIPTVCLIILFLLPFIDRGPERRPERRPIATATGIFVICAMAYLTYLGANAGSPTQIEIETPAAVQQAGGKTLAQYNAGKAVVAQSGCLACHKIGENGNDGPGPPLTDIANRLPEQAIARTLINPTAPMPSFKDLPQDKFNNMVAFLSTLK, from the coding sequence GTGAATCGCCAGGAGAAGGAGGCGTACCTCCGCGAGTACGCGCAGCTGAAGGCGCAGGGCAAGCCGTTCTTCCCGTACGCCGTCGCCAAGGACTCCATCATGGCGGTCGTCGTGATGGCGGTGATCATCACGCTGTCGATCGTCCTGGGCGCAGAGCTCGGGCCGAAGGCGGACCCGACGACCACCACCTACGTGCCGCGGCCGGAGTGGTACTTCTACTTCCTCTTCGAGCTGCTGCGGATCATCAAGCCGGACTACCTGGTCCCGCTGGCGACCCTCGGCATCCCGACGGTCTGCCTGATCATCCTCTTCCTGCTGCCGTTCATCGACCGAGGCCCGGAGCGCAGGCCTGAGCGGCGGCCGATCGCCACCGCGACGGGCATCTTCGTCATCTGCGCGATGGCCTATCTCACGTACCTGGGCGCCAACGCCGGCTCCCCGACGCAGATCGAGATCGAGACACCGGCGGCGGTCCAGCAGGCCGGCGGCAAGACGCTCGCCCAGTACAACGCGGGCAAGGCCGTGGTTGCGCAGTCGGGCTGCCTCGCATGCCACAAGATCGGCGAGAACGGCAACGACGGCCCCGGGCCGCCGCTGACCGACATCGCGAACCGCCTCCCGGAGCAGGCCATCGCCCGGACGCTCATCAACCCGACCGCGCCGATGCCGTCGTTCAAGGACTTGCCGCAGGACAAGTTCAACAACATGGTCGCCTTCCTGTCGACCCTCAAATAG
- a CDS encoding cytochrome b, with the protein MKLKLPAPPLPDSLKPQPRPPGEKRPGALDGAKEAGISAVDWVDERTSLSGAARWMMFRKVPKGTNWFYTLGSAAMFAFLNQAVTGVFLAMYYDPSPTNAYESARYITNEAFLGEFVRGMHKWGSSVMVILVFLHMGRTFFFGAYKYPRELNWVIGGVLLVLTMLMSFTGYLLPFDQRSYWATIVGVNINGTGPLVGPYLNDFLLAGPEFSATTLSRFYAIHMLLVPGLIAAMIGAHLYLVAKLGTTAPPWLKAESDPELRKEPK; encoded by the coding sequence ATGAAGCTGAAGCTCCCCGCCCCACCGCTGCCAGACTCGCTCAAGCCGCAGCCCCGCCCGCCCGGCGAGAAGCGCCCCGGCGCGCTCGACGGCGCCAAGGAGGCCGGCATCTCCGCCGTCGACTGGGTCGACGAGCGCACGTCGCTGTCGGGCGCCGCCCGCTGGATGATGTTCCGGAAGGTCCCGAAGGGGACCAACTGGTTCTACACGCTGGGGTCGGCCGCGATGTTCGCCTTCCTCAACCAGGCGGTGACCGGCGTCTTCCTGGCGATGTACTACGACCCGTCGCCCACCAACGCCTACGAGTCGGCGCGCTACATCACCAACGAGGCGTTCCTCGGCGAGTTCGTGCGCGGCATGCACAAGTGGGGCTCGTCGGTGATGGTGATCCTCGTGTTCCTGCACATGGGCAGGACGTTCTTCTTCGGGGCCTACAAGTATCCGCGCGAGCTCAACTGGGTCATCGGCGGGGTCCTGCTGGTGCTGACGATGCTGATGTCGTTCACCGGCTACCTGCTGCCCTTCGACCAGCGGTCCTACTGGGCGACGATCGTCGGCGTGAACATCAACGGCACGGGCCCGCTGGTCGGGCCGTACCTCAACGACTTCCTGCTCGCCGGGCCGGAGTTCAGCGCCACCACCTTGTCGCGGTTCTACGCGATACACATGCTGCTCGTCCCAGGGTTGATCGCCGCGATGATCGGCGCCCATCTGTACCTGGTGGCGAAGCTCGGCACGACCGCGCCGCCGTGGCTGAAGGCCGAGAGCGATCCTGAGCTCCGGAAGGAGCCCAAGTGA